The following coding sequences are from one Fibrobacterota bacterium window:
- a CDS encoding discoidin domain-containing protein, which translates to MMTFRKTSFLYRLGLAAAVLLGLAKAPQAKWLTIHNDFIVYDTEGNAVHTRSGTLRKFGTTYYWYGSANGFSNQMCYSSTDLLHWTNKGAVIVAPSTNRMDVLYNDSTKLYVMFLKTGSSSACNLGIATSPTPDGKFTLVTSNPVQGSPIGDMSVWQDTDGKAYLAYVWDSIPGANSGGVSQHALALMSPDYQSVSKRMMLWNAGSREGMCVMKAHGLYYYISSLTLWTQSTESQYYTATSPAGPWTTKLQPILVPGNTKNNSWDTQSDFVYNFNGPKDTVYMYGGDRWERPDPARLGDYAWLPFSFTPKDTLLINYYQDWEVDPDNGTWRAFDLKRNLALHKTATASSSTGSNTPNNVTDSTDWKNYSSSKWVSGDGDAQWIRVDLGSAMPVNRVILKWDSSYAKAFKIQVATDTANWTDVYTCAAVGPRSVTDQTFATASARYVRMLASSKGGTAGYTLFDFMVLNDTGVTVSAFRPRVGSVPSRAAVSFEHNVLRYAVPAGIPVTLEIMDSRGKRVALLADGYMAAGRYETALPAHLGHGMYLIRMTAGAQKLESLRVRL; encoded by the coding sequence ATGATGACGTTCCGGAAGACATCGTTTCTCTACCGATTGGGCCTGGCGGCCGCCGTCCTCCTGGGGTTGGCGAAAGCCCCGCAGGCGAAATGGCTGACCATCCATAACGACTTCATCGTGTACGATACCGAGGGCAATGCCGTGCATACCCGCAGCGGCACCCTGCGCAAGTTCGGCACCACCTATTACTGGTACGGCAGCGCCAACGGCTTTTCCAACCAGATGTGCTACTCGTCCACCGATCTGCTGCACTGGACGAACAAGGGCGCGGTCATCGTTGCCCCCAGCACCAACCGGATGGACGTCCTTTACAACGATTCCACCAAACTCTACGTCATGTTCCTGAAGACAGGGTCCTCATCGGCATGTAATCTAGGCATCGCGACCAGCCCCACGCCGGACGGGAAATTCACCTTGGTGACGAGTAACCCGGTTCAAGGATCCCCGATCGGGGACATGTCGGTGTGGCAGGATACCGACGGGAAAGCCTATCTCGCCTACGTATGGGACAGCATTCCCGGCGCGAATTCCGGCGGCGTCTCCCAGCATGCCCTCGCGCTCATGTCGCCGGATTACCAGAGCGTTTCCAAGCGGATGATGCTCTGGAACGCAGGCAGCCGCGAAGGCATGTGCGTCATGAAGGCCCACGGGCTCTACTATTACATCAGCTCCCTCACCCTGTGGACCCAATCGACCGAATCCCAATACTATACGGCCACCAGCCCCGCCGGCCCCTGGACCACGAAGCTGCAGCCGATCCTGGTTCCCGGGAACACCAAGAACAATTCCTGGGACACCCAAAGCGATTTCGTCTACAACTTCAACGGCCCGAAAGACACCGTGTACATGTACGGCGGCGATCGCTGGGAGAGGCCCGATCCCGCCCGCCTGGGGGATTACGCCTGGCTGCCCTTCAGCTTCACCCCCAAGGATACCCTGCTCATCAACTATTACCAGGATTGGGAAGTCGATCCGGATAACGGGACCTGGAGGGCTTTCGACCTGAAAAGGAACCTGGCCCTGCATAAGACCGCGACGGCGTCCTCGTCGACCGGATCCAACACCCCGAACAACGTGACCGATTCCACGGACTGGAAGAACTACTCCTCCTCCAAATGGGTCAGCGGCGACGGCGACGCCCAATGGATCCGCGTCGACCTCGGCTCGGCCATGCCCGTCAACCGGGTGATCCTGAAATGGGATTCCAGCTACGCCAAGGCCTTCAAGATCCAGGTGGCCACCGATACCGCCAATTGGACGGACGTGTATACCTGCGCCGCCGTTGGCCCGCGTTCGGTGACCGATCAGACCTTCGCAACGGCCTCGGCCCGCTATGTGAGGATGCTGGCCTCGTCGAAGGGCGGCACCGCCGGATACACCTTGTTCGACTTCATGGTCCTCAACGACACCGGCGTCACGGTATCCGCGTTCCGGCCCCGGGTGGGATCGGTTCCCTCCCGAGCGGCGGTTTCCTTCGAACATAATGTCCTTCGTTATGCCGTCCCGGCCGGGATTCCCGTAACCCTGGAAATCATGGACAGCCGCGGGAAGCGGGTGGCCTTGCTCGCGGATGGATACATGGCCGCAGGCCGTTATGAAACCGCATTGCCCGCCCACTTGGGCCATGGCATGTATCTCATCCGCATGACGGCCGGCGCGCAAAAACTCGAAAGCCTTCGGGTCCGCTTATAA
- a CDS encoding nucleotide pyrophosphohydrolase yields MRKKIPKPAAKAKTPKAKSGIAKSVTGTAQSEIGAIVADIKKFRDARDWKQYHDPKNLAICLNVEAAELLEVFLWKGHEEIDRERFAEELADVLYAAFLLADGYGLDVGKIIRAKLKKNAVKYPVRKAKGSRKKYDEL; encoded by the coding sequence ATGCGGAAGAAAATCCCGAAGCCCGCCGCCAAGGCGAAGACGCCTAAAGCAAAATCCGGAATCGCAAAATCCGTAACCGGGACCGCGCAATCGGAAATCGGCGCCATCGTCGCGGACATCAAGAAATTCCGCGATGCCCGGGATTGGAAGCAATACCATGATCCCAAGAACCTGGCCATCTGCCTGAACGTGGAGGCGGCGGAATTACTCGAGGTCTTCCTTTGGAAAGGCCATGAGGAAATCGATCGGGAACGATTCGCAGAGGAACTGGCCGACGTTTTGTACGCTGCGTTCCTGCTCGCCGACGGCTACGGCCTGGACGTCGGGAAAATCATCCGGGCCAAGCTTAAGAAGAACGCGGTGAAATATCCCGTCCGGAAGGCGAAGGGCTCGCGGAAGAAATACGACGAGCTCTGA
- a CDS encoding VOC family protein, giving the protein MPPLFDTPGLHHIGLRCGDLARSRHFYGTVLGFPILRPEPILIFQAGSAIIAMKGPEAASPPGDVFNPFRIGLDHLALACRDEAELQRAAAALTAAGVEHTGVKSDPYLGGRKYLAFKDPDRIAWEFYMIA; this is encoded by the coding sequence ATGCCCCCTCTTTTCGACACTCCCGGCCTCCACCATATCGGACTCCGCTGCGGGGATTTGGCCCGCTCCCGCCATTTCTACGGAACCGTCCTCGGGTTCCCGATTCTCCGCCCCGAACCCATCCTCATCTTCCAGGCGGGATCGGCCATCATCGCCATGAAAGGCCCCGAAGCCGCGTCGCCCCCCGGCGACGTCTTCAATCCCTTCCGCATCGGGCTGGATCACCTCGCCTTGGCCTGCCGCGACGAGGCCGAACTCCAGCGGGCGGCAGCCGCATTGACGGCAGCGGGTGTGGAGCATACGGGCGTGAAGTCGGATCCTTACTTGGGCGGCCGCAAATACCTGGCCTTCAAGGATCCGGATCGTATCGCCTGGGAATTCTACATGATCGCCTGA
- a CDS encoding DUF1223 domain-containing protein, whose amino-acid sequence MRFALLAAVALPLASGIAASSVIARPTGVARPSGVAVVELFTSEGCSSCPPADRLLADIASEATRGGQPVFALSFHVDYWNGLGWADPFSRPAYSERQKSYADALGGGVYTPEMIVNGRAAFVGSDAARARSEVRLALGRPAAARFERLRALGKDGIVQVTFAVAGAPPGSLIRVALVHPDTAVAVRRGENGGRRLAHHGVVAAFATLRLDAGGNGESRLPLPAGARAEALRAVIYAQNPESLEVLGAAETGIGAG is encoded by the coding sequence ATGCGCTTCGCCCTACTCGCCGCAGTCGCTTTACCGCTGGCTTCCGGGATTGCCGCATCCTCCGTGATTGCCCGACCCACCGGGGTCGCCCGACCCTCCGGGGTCGCCGTTGTCGAACTCTTCACCTCCGAAGGCTGCTCCAGTTGCCCTCCCGCCGATCGCCTGCTCGCGGACATCGCTTCGGAAGCGACCCGCGGCGGCCAGCCGGTTTTCGCCTTATCCTTCCACGTCGATTATTGGAACGGCCTCGGCTGGGCCGATCCCTTCAGCCGCCCGGCCTATAGCGAACGCCAAAAGTCCTATGCCGACGCCTTGGGCGGAGGCGTGTATACGCCCGAGATGATCGTGAACGGCAGGGCCGCCTTCGTCGGCTCCGATGCCGCGCGGGCGCGCAGCGAGGTACGACTGGCCTTGGGGCGGCCGGCCGCGGCTCGTTTCGAACGGCTCCGCGCGCTCGGAAAGGACGGAATCGTACAGGTTACCTTCGCGGTGGCAGGGGCTCCGCCGGGGTCCTTGATCCGGGTGGCCCTGGTCCATCCCGATACGGCGGTCGCCGTACGGCGAGGGGAGAACGGCGGCCGGAGGTTGGCGCATCATGGCGTGGTCGCCGCTTTCGCGACCTTACGACTTGATGCCGGCGGAAATGGGGAGAGTCGCTTGCCCCTGCCCGCGGGGGCCCGGGCCGAAGCCCTACGGGCCGTCATCTATGCGCAGAATCCGGAATCGCTGGAGGTGCTGGGCGCGGCGGAAACGGGGATCGGGGCGGGATAG
- a CDS encoding DinB family protein, which produces MTAVPFLKSPYYQLLLPELAGLSGAAEEIRRHTAEYAAWMESLPEDRLDRAYAPGKWTPRVLLGHVVDSHIIVAFRILSFGRGEVRELPGADENLWATVAGHERIPLAELLRGYRAAAATTDWIAGTLPPDAMDRTGVANGILLTVRELHSYIIAHERHHRRVLAEKYRL; this is translated from the coding sequence ATGACCGCCGTGCCTTTCTTAAAATCGCCCTACTACCAACTCCTCCTCCCGGAGCTGGCTGGCCTTTCCGGCGCCGCCGAGGAGATCCGCAGACATACCGCGGAATATGCGGCCTGGATGGAAAGCCTTCCGGAAGACCGGCTCGATCGGGCCTACGCGCCCGGCAAATGGACGCCGCGGGTCCTGCTCGGCCACGTGGTCGACTCGCATATCATCGTGGCCTTCCGCATCCTCAGTTTCGGCCGCGGTGAGGTACGCGAACTTCCCGGCGCGGATGAGAACCTATGGGCCACCGTGGCCGGGCATGAGCGGATCCCCTTGGCCGAACTGTTGCGCGGATACCGGGCGGCCGCCGCGACGACGGACTGGATCGCCGGCACCCTGCCCCCGGACGCCATGGATCGGACGGGCGTTGCCAACGGCATCCTGCTTACGGTGCGGGAGCTGCATTCCTACATCATCGCGCATGAGCGGCATCATCGCCGCGTCTTGGCCGAGAAGTACAGGCTGTAA